A window of the Paenibacillus woosongensis genome harbors these coding sequences:
- a CDS encoding AAA family ATPase, whose amino-acid sequence MRKWMWEAIAGFVPVLLIFMAFMGLNVVPLIFALLMVGAVFTVLKMRGGIAIGAAQERKRKKAGPAKLTFEEIGGQESAKQELQEALDFMVRHEEIKQFGIRPIKGILLTGPPGTGKTLMAKAAAHYTNSVFVAASGSEFVEMYVGVGAGRIRELFKEARTRAAKENKDNAIIFIDEIDVIGGKREGGQQREYDQTLNQLLTEMDGIYSTETPRILLMAATNRKEMLDSALLRPGRFDRHIQVDLPDKKGRMHILELHANNKPLHDSVSLEKVAEESFGFSGAQLESVMNEAAIYAMRESKKEIEQLHLSMAIDKVMLGERTDRVSTEEEKRRVAIHELGHAIAAEVVAPGSVNQVALSPRGRALGYVRHNPQEDKYLYTKAYLEGQIIIALAGAAAEEIYYGERSTGSSNDFEQAINIVHTMMTSGLTSLGIVNMEMMTKEVLMKENAAILDDLAARSKQLLLDHSAAFDKSLEILLREERLSGEQFRCQFGDSALLPA is encoded by the coding sequence ATGCGTAAATGGATGTGGGAAGCCATTGCCGGATTTGTTCCTGTATTATTGATTTTTATGGCTTTTATGGGTCTCAACGTAGTTCCGCTGATCTTCGCGCTCCTGATGGTGGGCGCGGTATTCACTGTGCTTAAAATGCGCGGAGGCATTGCGATTGGCGCAGCTCAAGAGCGGAAGCGAAAAAAGGCGGGACCGGCGAAGCTGACCTTCGAAGAAATCGGCGGCCAGGAAAGCGCCAAACAGGAGCTGCAGGAAGCGCTTGATTTCATGGTGCGCCATGAGGAAATCAAGCAGTTCGGCATCCGGCCAATCAAAGGGATTTTGCTGACAGGGCCTCCGGGAACGGGCAAGACTTTGATGGCCAAAGCCGCGGCCCACTATACGAATTCCGTCTTCGTCGCCGCCTCCGGCAGCGAGTTCGTAGAGATGTATGTCGGGGTGGGGGCAGGACGGATTCGCGAACTGTTCAAGGAAGCGCGGACACGTGCCGCTAAAGAGAACAAGGACAATGCGATTATCTTTATCGACGAAATCGATGTGATCGGCGGTAAAAGAGAAGGCGGCCAGCAGCGCGAATACGATCAAACGCTTAATCAGCTGCTGACGGAAATGGACGGCATTTATTCTACGGAAACGCCGCGTATTTTACTCATGGCGGCGACGAACCGCAAGGAAATGCTGGACAGCGCCCTGCTGCGCCCGGGGCGGTTCGACCGCCACATCCAGGTCGATTTGCCGGATAAGAAGGGCCGCATGCATATTTTGGAGCTTCACGCCAACAATAAACCGCTGCACGACAGCGTGAGTCTGGAGAAGGTCGCCGAGGAATCCTTCGGATTCTCCGGGGCACAGCTCGAGAGCGTCATGAATGAGGCGGCAATTTATGCCATGAGAGAGAGCAAGAAGGAAATCGAGCAGCTCCATTTGTCGATGGCCATTGACAAGGTCATGCTCGGCGAACGGACTGACCGGGTGTCTACAGAAGAAGAGAAGCGGCGGGTTGCGATTCATGAGCTGGGTCACGCGATCGCCGCCGAGGTAGTTGCACCGGGAAGCGTGAACCAGGTTGCGCTTAGTCCGCGCGGCAGAGCGCTTGGTTATGTCCGGCACAATCCGCAGGAAGATAAATATTTATATACAAAAGCCTATTTGGAAGGCCAGATCATTATCGCTTTGGCCGGAGCGGCTGCCGAAGAAATTTATTACGGGGAGCGCAGCACCGGTTCCAGCAACGATTTTGAGCAGGCGATCAATATCGTGCATACGATGATGACCTCCGGGTTAACATCGCTTGGCATCGTGAATATGGAGATGATGACCAAGGAAGTGCTCATGAAGGAGAACGCAGCGATTTTGGATGATCTAGCGGCTCGTTCAAAGCAGCTGCTGCTTGATCATTCTGCAGCATTCGACAAGTCACTGGAGATCCTGTTGCGTGAGGAACGCCTCTCCGGGGAGCAATTTAGATGTCAATTTGGTGACAGTGCTCTTTTACCGGCATAA
- a CDS encoding DUF5590 domain-containing protein, whose protein sequence is MKKRTKWILLSILILLLVLFGLHRFYVYVMQDTWNEESAAIQTAKQQTGIVSVDKTWKSVWDEVCWVVQGQNENGEELMVWLPEGGEAHEELLSGGTNEQQIRDIIKSQLPGIRIVRLMPGIYEGEYVWQLFYKEKEHHYYQFFKFSDGSILPDKFTLPNR, encoded by the coding sequence TTGAAGAAGAGAACCAAATGGATCCTGCTTTCTATCCTCATTCTGCTGCTTGTGCTCTTTGGCCTTCATCGTTTTTATGTATACGTCATGCAGGATACTTGGAATGAGGAATCAGCGGCGATTCAGACGGCTAAACAGCAAACGGGCATCGTATCGGTCGACAAGACGTGGAAATCGGTGTGGGACGAGGTATGCTGGGTAGTTCAAGGACAAAACGAGAACGGTGAAGAACTGATGGTCTGGCTGCCGGAAGGCGGGGAAGCGCATGAAGAGCTTCTTAGCGGCGGAACCAACGAGCAGCAGATCCGGGATATCATCAAAAGCCAGCTGCCGGGAATCAGAATCGTCAGGCTCATGCCGGGGATCTATGAGGGCGAATATGTCTGGCAGCTCTTTTACAAGGAGAAGGAGCATCACTACTATCAGTTTTTCAAGTTTAGCGACGGCTCGATTCTGCCTGATAAATTTACGCTGCCGAATCGTTGA